One region of Roseovarius faecimaris genomic DNA includes:
- a CDS encoding sulfotransferase family protein — MSAPDFPAPVFVLAGPRSYSSLAVGMIGQHPELFGMPELNLFQCGDMEEFNTGENPDGTPKSPFWKSMRHGLLRALAEVFSGEQTPESIRMAERWLRTREQYSSAQVLQELAEAVAPRRIVEKSPGILRRQEFMNRMLKAAPHARFVHLVRSPIDQCKSALAAKGGIGVLLSLNSVDHRGEDAALEPQILWHDTQVQILRFLDQLPDEQFVTIRGEDLLNDTDETLGALCRWLGVSDAPEAIAAMKRPEDSPFACMGPPNAPLGNDVNFLKSPALREGKVAYAPLDAHLPWREDGEKLHPRVVALAEALGYDA; from the coding sequence ATGAGCGCGCCTGATTTCCCGGCGCCGGTCTTTGTCCTTGCGGGTCCGCGTTCTTATTCGTCGCTCGCGGTGGGCATGATCGGGCAGCATCCCGAGCTTTTCGGCATGCCCGAGCTGAACCTGTTTCAATGCGGTGACATGGAAGAGTTCAACACCGGCGAAAATCCTGACGGCACGCCCAAATCGCCCTTCTGGAAATCCATGCGGCACGGGCTTTTGCGGGCGCTGGCCGAGGTCTTCAGTGGCGAGCAGACTCCCGAAAGTATTCGCATGGCCGAGCGCTGGCTGCGCACGCGCGAGCAATACAGTTCCGCACAGGTGCTGCAGGAGCTGGCCGAGGCGGTGGCCCCGCGCCGGATCGTCGAGAAAAGCCCCGGCATCCTGCGTCGGCAGGAATTCATGAACCGCATGCTCAAGGCCGCGCCCCATGCCAGGTTTGTTCATCTCGTGCGTAGCCCGATTGATCAGTGCAAATCGGCCCTCGCCGCAAAGGGCGGGATCGGGGTGCTGCTTTCGCTCAACTCCGTCGATCACCGCGGTGAGGACGCCGCACTTGAGCCGCAGATCCTGTGGCACGACACACAGGTGCAAATCCTGCGCTTTCTCGATCAGCTTCCTGACGAGCAATTCGTGACCATCCGCGGCGAGGATCTGCTCAATGACACGGATGAGACCCTTGGCGCGCTCTGCCGATGGCTCGGTGTGTCCGACGCGCCCGAGGCGATTGCCGCCATGAAACGCCCCGAAGACAGCCCGTTTGCCTGTATGGGCCCGCCCAACGCGCCCCTGGGCAACGATGTCAATTTCCTCAAGTCACCGGCCCTGCGCGAGGGGAAGGTGGCCTATGCGCCGCTGGATGCCCACCTGCCCTGGCGCGAGGATGGCGAAAAGCTGCATCCGCGCGTGGTCGCTCTCGCCGAAGCTCTGGGGTATGACGCATGA
- a CDS encoding TAXI family TRAP transporter solute-binding subunit, translating to MAFKKSFMGVVAAASMSIAAPAVAEEFITIGTGGVTGVYYPTGGAICRLVNKGRKEHGIRCSVESTGGSVYNINTIREGELEFGVAQSDWQYHAYNGTSKFEDAGAFEGLRAVFSVHPEPFTVVARADAGISSFEDLKGKRVNIGNPGSGQRGTMDVVLEALGWTTDDFALATELKAAEQSAALCDNQIDAMIYTVGHPSGSIQEATTACDSVLVNVTGEAIDGLIADNSFYRTATIPGGMYRGSDNDTTTFGVGATFVTSDAVSEDAVYAVVAAVFENFEDFKKLHPAFANLKAEEMIKDGLSAPLHPGAAKYYKEKGWME from the coding sequence ATGGCTTTCAAGAAATCATTCATGGGTGTTGTGGCCGCGGCGAGCATGAGCATCGCCGCTCCGGCCGTCGCCGAAGAGTTCATCACCATCGGTACCGGTGGTGTGACCGGCGTCTACTACCCCACCGGGGGCGCGATCTGCCGCCTCGTGAACAAGGGCCGCAAGGAACATGGCATTCGCTGCTCGGTCGAGTCGACCGGCGGTTCGGTCTATAACATCAACACCATCCGCGAAGGCGAGCTGGAATTCGGCGTGGCCCAGTCCGACTGGCAGTACCATGCCTATAACGGCACGTCGAAGTTTGAAGATGCAGGAGCGTTCGAAGGTCTGCGCGCCGTCTTTTCGGTGCACCCCGAGCCCTTCACCGTTGTGGCGCGCGCCGATGCCGGTATCTCCAGCTTTGAGGACCTCAAGGGCAAGCGTGTGAACATCGGCAACCCCGGTTCCGGTCAGCGCGGCACGATGGATGTTGTGCTCGAAGCGCTGGGCTGGACCACAGATGACTTCGCGCTGGCGACCGAGCTGAAGGCCGCCGAACAGTCCGCAGCGCTGTGCGACAACCAGATCGATGCGATGATTTACACCGTGGGCCACCCCTCAGGCTCGATCCAGGAAGCGACCACCGCCTGTGACAGTGTGCTGGTGAACGTGACCGGCGAGGCGATTGACGGGCTTATCGCCGATAACTCGTTCTACCGCACCGCCACCATCCCCGGCGGCATGTATCGTGGGTCGGACAATGACACGACCACCTTTGGTGTGGGCGCGACCTTCGTGACCTCCGATGCGGTGTCCGAGGATGCGGTCTATGCCGTGGTCGCGGCCGTTTTCGAAAACTTCGAGGACTTCAAGAAGCTGCACCCGGCCTTCGCCAACCTCAAGGCTGAGGAAATGATCAAGGACGGCCTGTCGGCCCCGCTGCACCCCGGTGCGGCCAAGTATTACAAAGAAAAAGGCTGGATGGAATAA
- a CDS encoding tetratricopeptide repeat protein: protein MQVKQLEREQGPEAAERALIPLVREFPDAHQAYAALARVLMKQKKNDYAARAAEKAAALAPLEARQHTLLGVSRLRNDDLPGASAAFAQALQLDKKFAPAIVGAAAVKMADENFDDALALCDRALDIDPSLERASELVARINMKQGKTDAAVEELRRLVEQGGKNNRALRAYLRLMRKEGRLDEVVSLAEESLATAPATPQSVARYARMVGFAGQPELAVKQYRALIETGNAREVDRVRYIAALIGAGQLDEARAMIPTLKDRPAMKPLKDKLNGDVALASGRPDAAIELYAAACSGARAPEPDPQELAGLSGEELAQAWQSYTAKALRAALREHRQGRNDQGGD, encoded by the coding sequence ATGCAAGTCAAGCAATTGGAGCGCGAGCAAGGACCCGAAGCAGCCGAACGCGCGCTGATCCCGCTTGTCCGCGAGTTTCCCGACGCGCATCAGGCCTATGCGGCGCTTGCCCGCGTGCTGATGAAACAGAAGAAGAATGACTATGCCGCGCGAGCGGCGGAAAAGGCGGCCGCTCTTGCCCCGCTGGAGGCGCGGCAGCACACGCTGCTTGGTGTATCGCGGCTGCGCAATGACGATCTGCCGGGTGCCTCCGCCGCCTTTGCCCAGGCGCTGCAACTCGACAAGAAATTCGCGCCCGCCATCGTCGGGGCCGCCGCGGTGAAAATGGCGGATGAGAACTTCGACGACGCGCTGGCGCTGTGCGACCGTGCCCTCGATATCGATCCGTCGCTGGAACGGGCAAGCGAGCTTGTCGCGCGGATCAACATGAAGCAGGGCAAGACGGATGCGGCTGTCGAAGAGTTGCGCAGGCTGGTTGAGCAGGGGGGCAAGAACAACCGTGCGCTTCGGGCCTATCTGCGGCTGATGCGCAAGGAGGGTCGGCTTGACGAAGTCGTCAGCCTCGCCGAGGAAAGCCTCGCCACCGCTCCGGCGACGCCGCAATCGGTTGCCCGCTATGCCCGCATGGTCGGCTTCGCCGGGCAACCGGAATTGGCGGTCAAGCAATACCGCGCCCTGATCGAGACAGGCAACGCGCGCGAGGTGGACCGTGTGCGCTACATCGCGGCCCTCATTGGCGCGGGACAGCTTGACGAGGCGCGCGCCATGATCCCCACGCTGAAAGACCGGCCCGCGATGAAGCCGCTCAAGGACAAGCTGAACGGCGATGTCGCGCTTGCCTCGGGCCGCCCGGATGCCGCCATCGAGCTTTATGCCGCGGCCTGTTCCGGCGCCCGCGCCCCGGAGCCGGACCCGCAAGAGCTGGCGGGTCTCAGCGGCGAAGAACTCGCTCAGGCCTGGCAAAGCTATACCGCCAAAGCCCTGCGTGCCGCCCTGCGCGAACACCGCCAGGGCCGCAATGATCAAGGCGGAGACTAA
- a CDS encoding TRAP transporter permease: MADEKQGGRPLSEEELQDLVASTDAGARNPAGGVGTLLAIVAVVWSVFQVILASPVANYILPGDLINNSRQFHLAFAVFLAFMAYPALKSSPRHYIPIQDWIMGLAGAFIALYGFFFYEKIVNAGGLADDTDKWVALAGLILLFEAARRALGPAMAIIATIFLLYVFFGSSEWVPEVIRWKGASLKKAMSHMWITSEGVFGIALGVSTKFVFLFVLFGALLDKAGAGNYFIKMAFGALGHLRGGPAKAAVVGSAATGLISGSSIANVVTTGTFTIPLMKRVGFTSEKAGAVEVASSVNGQIMPPVMGAAAFLMVEYVGISYVEVITHAFLPAAISYIALVYIVHLEAVKNNMPTLGNRVVSMGKTIGGMAIFFVGFAALCYGVQYPVRWITGVLPSSGLVLSALIFLVYAALLYLAAQVPDLEPDDPNAEEVELPVVGEIYKSGLYYLLPIIVLVYFLMIEQKSPGLSAFWATALLFVILLTQRPLKAIFRGQSDMANAFRDGVVDLWNGLIDGARNMIGIGLATATAGVIVGTVTLTGVGQVMADLVEFLSGGNLIMMLIMVGLLSLVLGMGLPTTANYIVVSSLMAGVVVELGAQSGLIVPLIAVHLFVFYFGIMADVTPPVGLASFAAAAVSGGDAIRTGFTAFFYSLRTVALPFVFIFNTDLLLIDVTWVQGIIVFVAATIAILVFTAGTMGYFLTKSRIYESILLVAVAFALFRPDYFMDRIQPPYAQIPPTELEAKLDTAQAGKELRFVISGPDFDTGEMKDMSLIVPVPEDEGGAARMEAMGFIVMEEDGVMRLEEPMFGAPIADQMSSFDFYADNPVSISAVKVPQSQMPKELVFIPALLLLALVAMLQRARMGKQGEPA; the protein is encoded by the coding sequence ATGGCCGACGAGAAACAGGGCGGTCGCCCGCTTAGCGAAGAAGAACTGCAGGATCTGGTCGCCTCGACCGATGCCGGGGCGCGTAACCCCGCCGGTGGGGTCGGCACGCTTCTGGCGATTGTCGCCGTGGTCTGGTCGGTGTTCCAGGTGATCCTTGCCTCGCCCGTGGCCAATTACATCCTGCCCGGTGATCTGATCAACAACTCCCGCCAGTTTCACCTGGCCTTTGCCGTTTTCCTGGCCTTCATGGCCTACCCGGCGCTCAAATCGAGCCCGCGCCACTATATCCCGATCCAGGATTGGATCATGGGCCTCGCCGGGGCGTTCATCGCGCTCTATGGCTTTTTCTTCTATGAGAAGATCGTGAATGCAGGCGGCCTTGCGGATGATACCGATAAATGGGTCGCCCTTGCCGGTCTGATCCTGCTTTTTGAGGCGGCACGCCGCGCGCTTGGCCCGGCCATGGCGATCATTGCCACGATCTTCCTGCTTTATGTCTTCTTCGGCTCCTCCGAATGGGTGCCCGAAGTGATCCGCTGGAAAGGCGCGTCGCTCAAGAAGGCGATGAGCCACATGTGGATCACCTCCGAAGGGGTGTTCGGCATCGCGCTGGGCGTGTCGACGAAATTCGTCTTCCTCTTCGTTCTCTTCGGTGCCCTGCTCGATAAGGCGGGGGCCGGGAACTATTTCATCAAGATGGCCTTTGGCGCGCTGGGTCACCTGCGCGGCGGCCCGGCCAAGGCGGCGGTTGTCGGCTCGGCGGCCACGGGGCTTATCTCCGGCTCGTCCATTGCCAATGTGGTCACCACCGGCACCTTCACCATCCCGCTGATGAAGCGGGTGGGCTTCACGTCTGAGAAGGCGGGCGCGGTCGAAGTGGCCTCGTCCGTGAACGGCCAGATCATGCCGCCCGTCATGGGCGCCGCGGCCTTCCTGATGGTGGAATATGTGGGCATCTCTTACGTCGAGGTGATCACCCACGCCTTCCTGCCTGCCGCGATCTCCTACATCGCGCTGGTCTATATCGTTCACCTCGAAGCGGTGAAAAACAACATGCCGACGCTGGGCAATCGCGTGGTCAGCATGGGCAAGACCATCGGCGGCATGGCGATCTTCTTCGTCGGTTTCGCGGCGCTCTGCTATGGCGTGCAATACCCGGTGCGCTGGATCACCGGTGTGCTGCCCTCCTCGGGTCTGGTCCTCTCGGCGCTGATCTTCCTCGTGTATGCCGCGCTGCTTTATCTGGCCGCTCAGGTGCCGGATCTTGAGCCGGATGATCCAAATGCCGAAGAGGTCGAGCTGCCCGTTGTGGGCGAGATCTATAAATCGGGGCTTTACTATCTGCTGCCGATCATCGTGCTGGTCTATTTCCTGATGATCGAACAGAAGTCGCCCGGCCTCTCGGCGTTCTGGGCCACGGCGCTGCTTTTTGTGATCCTGCTCACCCAGCGCCCGCTCAAGGCGATCTTCCGCGGGCAGAGTGATATGGCCAATGCCTTCCGCGACGGGGTTGTCGACCTCTGGAACGGCCTCATTGACGGCGCGCGCAACATGATCGGCATCGGCCTGGCCACCGCCACGGCGGGCGTGATCGTGGGCACGGTGACGCTGACCGGTGTCGGACAGGTGATGGCTGATCTGGTTGAGTTCCTGTCGGGCGGCAATCTGATCATGATGCTGATCATGGTGGGGCTTTTATCCCTTGTGCTGGGCATGGGCCTGCCGACGACGGCGAACTATATCGTCGTGTCCTCGCTGATGGCGGGGGTCGTGGTGGAACTGGGCGCGCAATCCGGCCTGATCGTGCCGCTGATCGCCGTGCACCTCTTTGTGTTCTACTTCGGGATCATGGCCGATGTGACGCCTCCTGTGGGCCTTGCGAGCTTTGCGGCGGCGGCTGTCTCCGGTGGCGACGCGATCCGCACGGGTTTCACGGCGTTCTTCTATTCCCTGCGGACCGTCGCGCTGCCTTTCGTGTTCATCTTCAACACCGACCTGTTGCTGATTGATGTGACATGGGTTCAGGGGATCATCGTCTTCGTCGCGGCCACCATCGCGATCCTTGTCTTCACGGCGGGCACGATGGGCTATTTCCTGACCAAGAGCCGCATCTATGAAAGTATCCTGCTTGTCGCCGTGGCCTTCGCGCTGTTCCGGCCTGACTATTTCATGGACAGGATACAGCCACCTTACGCCCAGATCCCTCCGACCGAGCTTGAGGCCAAGCTGGACACCGCCCAGGCGGGCAAGGAGTTGCGCTTTGTGATCTCCGGACCTGACTTCGACACGGGCGAGATGAAAGACATGTCGCTCATCGTCCCGGTGCCCGAGGATGAGGGCGGTGCGGCCCGGATGGAAGCGATGGGCTTCATCGTCATGGAAGAAGACGGGGTGATGCGCCTCGAAGAGCCGATGTTCGGCGCGCCCATCGCGGACCAGATGAGCAGCTTCGACTTCTACGCGGACAACCCGGTGAGCATCAGCGCGGTGAAAGTGCCTCAAAGCCAGATGCCGAAGGAGCTGGTGTTTATCCCCGCCCTTCTGCTGCTCGCACTGGTGGCCATGCTGCAACGCGCCCGCATGGGCAAACAAGGAGAACCGGCATGA
- a CDS encoding sulfotransferase family protein, whose translation MIGQHPQAFGLPEVHLFVRGTVGGLLDLDTPFFGHPGASSGLKRAVAELVFGEQTYESVEQAAEWLDARRAKTGGQLFQELCEMSGDKVVIDKSPSNPKQERLEAIYRAFPNARYLHLTRHPRPTCRSRFKAHSSGRPKDVPETEYEARWVERHHSICAFATRLDPVQYMHLQGEWFLERPDQVLPQICEWLELSTDPASIEAMMKPECSPFAKMGPDNARLGNNRGFVEKPHFRVGPVRPENLDDPLEWVSAGTAHFADQTRMLAHQLGYDT comes from the coding sequence GTGATCGGACAGCACCCACAGGCGTTCGGACTGCCCGAAGTGCATTTGTTCGTTCGCGGCACCGTGGGAGGGCTCCTGGATCTGGACACGCCTTTTTTCGGGCATCCCGGAGCCAGCAGCGGGCTCAAACGCGCGGTGGCCGAGCTGGTTTTCGGCGAACAGACCTATGAATCGGTCGAACAGGCGGCCGAATGGCTGGACGCGCGCCGCGCCAAAACCGGCGGTCAGCTTTTTCAGGAGCTGTGCGAGATGTCGGGGGATAAGGTCGTGATCGACAAAAGCCCCTCCAACCCGAAACAGGAACGGCTGGAGGCGATCTATCGCGCCTTTCCCAATGCCAGGTACCTGCACCTGACACGGCATCCGCGGCCCACCTGCCGCTCTCGTTTCAAGGCGCATTCCTCGGGGCGGCCAAAAGACGTACCCGAGACCGAATATGAGGCCAGATGGGTGGAACGGCACCACAGCATATGCGCCTTTGCGACCCGGCTCGACCCGGTGCAGTACATGCACCTTCAGGGTGAGTGGTTCCTGGAACGCCCCGATCAGGTGCTGCCGCAGATCTGCGAGTGGCTGGAGCTGTCCACCGATCCCGCCTCGATCGAGGCGATGATGAAGCCTGAATGCTCTCCTTTCGCGAAGATGGGGCCTGATAACGCTCGTTTGGGCAACAATCGCGGCTTTGTCGAGAAGCCGCATTTCCGCGTCGGTCCCGTGCGCCCCGAGAACCTGGACGATCCATTGGAATGGGTCAGTGCCGGAACCGCGCATTTCGCCGATCAGACGCGCATGCTGGCGCATCAACTGGGGTATGACACATGA
- a CDS encoding alpha/beta hydrolase family esterase, translating into MKRLLVLSLALVTVVSVLGCQRASRLPEIISRSTGIGSTDRARAPAPVPSSYGSSNYDIFSDEPLPGESGYVGGARTGGTQAVTTPVMGRPSSVGQMEARSIVVGGQQRSYYVYAPASARRGQPAPMVLAFHGGGGGADGFVERMNLRQMADRYGMVLVAPQGLGRKRPGRGSWNAESVSAGGYAENAGVDDVGFVDALLRNVPGDYAIDRNRIYAMGFSKGGMMAYRAACVLRGQITAVAAVAATVSSANCPYPQGVSVLHIHGTSDQNVPLNGGIGAMTAAANDWPPVSRGLSFFTNGNQCSGAPQTLRVSSDTSCTVNSCGNGETVQLCLVQGGGHAWPGAEPARWQVKRNVKVTQSFSATDYIARFFQSH; encoded by the coding sequence ATGAAACGTCTTCTGGTTTTGAGCCTGGCGCTGGTCACGGTGGTGTCGGTGCTTGGCTGTCAGCGCGCGTCGCGCCTGCCTGAAATCATTTCAAGAAGTACAGGCATCGGCTCTACTGACAGGGCAAGAGCCCCGGCACCGGTGCCCTCCTCCTACGGTTCGTCGAACTATGACATTTTCTCGGATGAACCGCTGCCGGGCGAAAGCGGTTATGTCGGCGGTGCCCGGACGGGCGGAACACAGGCTGTCACGACCCCGGTGATGGGCCGACCCAGCTCGGTTGGCCAGATGGAGGCGCGCAGCATCGTCGTCGGTGGCCAGCAGCGCAGCTATTATGTCTATGCCCCCGCATCGGCCCGCAGAGGTCAGCCCGCCCCAATGGTGCTGGCCTTTCATGGTGGCGGCGGCGGTGCGGACGGTTTTGTCGAGCGCATGAACCTTCGGCAGATGGCGGACCGGTACGGCATGGTGCTTGTCGCGCCGCAAGGGCTGGGCCGCAAACGGCCGGGGCGCGGCTCGTGGAATGCCGAGAGCGTGTCGGCGGGCGGATATGCCGAGAATGCGGGCGTGGACGATGTGGGCTTTGTCGACGCGCTTTTGCGCAACGTGCCCGGCGACTACGCGATCGACCGGAACCGCATCTATGCCATGGGCTTTTCCAAGGGCGGGATGATGGCCTATCGCGCCGCCTGTGTGCTGCGGGGACAGATCACCGCCGTGGCCGCCGTGGCCGCGACAGTGTCTTCGGCCAACTGCCCCTATCCTCAGGGCGTAAGCGTCCTGCACATTCATGGCACCAGCGATCAGAACGTGCCGCTGAATGGCGGTATCGGGGCCATGACCGCAGCGGCGAATGACTGGCCCCCGGTCAGTCGCGGTCTCAGCTTCTTCACCAATGGCAACCAATGCTCGGGCGCGCCGCAGACGCTCCGGGTGTCCAGCGACACCAGCTGCACGGTCAACTCCTGTGGCAATGGCGAAACGGTTCAGCTCTGCCTGGTCCAGGGCGGGGGCCATGCCTGGCCCGGCGCGGAACCAGCCAGATGGCAGGTCAAGCGTAACGTCAAAGTGACCCAGAGCTTCAGCGCCACGGATTACATCGCCCGGTTCTTCCAGAGCCATTAA
- a CDS encoding sulfotransferase family protein translates to MSAHSPLIILTCMRSFSSLVSSMLGQHSGLYTLPEVNPFVETTLARYVSRARIVRPRTLDGLYRAIAQVEFGAQTDATVAQAIAWVDERGTWPVVRVMEHLGTRLAPLRLIDKSPSTVLSDEAINRAVDTCPDAYFLHLYRHPCATTRSIAKITKFPGGGTGTKRGPGRKDPETAWYQANRRILTVAPRIASDRFMSVRGEDVLRAPDVYLPQICTWLGLETSAADMEAMLRPEQSPYACLGPAAAPFGNDPNFLRNPGYSRREIPEQPLSDPLDWDSPARHLRPETIAISQQMGYGV, encoded by the coding sequence ATGAGTGCTCATTCGCCACTGATCATCCTGACCTGCATGCGGTCCTTTTCGTCACTGGTGTCATCGATGCTGGGCCAGCATTCCGGGCTTTATACTCTGCCTGAGGTCAACCCGTTCGTGGAAACCACTCTGGCGCGCTATGTCAGTCGCGCCAGGATCGTCCGCCCGCGCACGCTGGATGGGCTATACCGCGCCATCGCTCAGGTGGAATTCGGCGCGCAGACCGACGCCACCGTGGCGCAGGCCATTGCCTGGGTGGACGAGCGCGGGACCTGGCCGGTGGTTCGGGTGATGGAGCATCTGGGCACGCGCCTTGCCCCGCTTCGCCTGATCGACAAGAGCCCGAGCACGGTGCTCAGCGACGAGGCCATCAACCGCGCTGTCGACACCTGCCCGGATGCGTATTTTCTGCATCTCTACCGGCATCCATGTGCCACCACCCGGTCGATCGCCAAGATCACGAAGTTTCCCGGCGGCGGCACCGGCACCAAGCGCGGGCCGGGCCGGAAAGACCCCGAGACGGCCTGGTATCAGGCCAACCGCCGCATTCTGACCGTCGCCCCGCGGATTGCCTCGGACCGCTTCATGTCGGTGCGCGGCGAAGATGTGCTGCGCGCCCCGGATGTCTATCTGCCGCAGATCTGCACCTGGCTCGGGCTTGAGACGAGCGCGGCCGATATGGAGGCCATGCTGCGCCCCGAGCAATCGCCTTATGCCTGTCTTGGCCCGGCGGCCGCCCCCTTTGGCAATGATCCCAACTTTCTGCGGAATCCGGGATATTCACGGCGCGAAATTCCCGAACAGCCGCTCAGCGACCCGCTGGATTGGGACAGCCCCGCGCGGCACCTGCGCCCCGAGACCATCGCCATTTCCCAGCAGATGGGCTATGGCGTCTGA
- a CDS encoding sulfatase-like hydrolase/transferase yields the protein MPRNFIYIIMDSCRYDSYMRARTPNMDRISEGHQRWSYASWTAPSHHSIFMGQVAHRSPSRVLASEVYKKEFAKWVDRLDVPDLSFTSFVPELSLAKVLSGHGYRTTGRVSMPVLNPFTGFKRFFDDYKLMSDHNDFAGMIEGVEFSDSQPSYYFMNLGETHYPYMLKDDSLPIISGVHGVVKGMDEAIARTGDSATDMASDEDEFFSQEDMTSLHEQQVRCVEYVDELLGSLIEKAPKDTHFIITSDHGECFGEGDYFGHGPVMHEKVFEIPFLEGRKP from the coding sequence ATGCCCCGAAATTTCATCTACATCATCATGGATAGCTGCCGCTATGACAGCTACATGCGCGCCCGCACCCCCAATATGGACAGGATCTCCGAGGGCCATCAGCGCTGGAGCTATGCCTCCTGGACCGCGCCGTCGCATCACTCGATCTTCATGGGGCAGGTGGCGCATCGCAGCCCGTCGCGGGTGCTGGCCTCCGAAGTTTACAAAAAGGAATTCGCCAAGTGGGTGGACCGTCTGGATGTGCCGGATCTGTCCTTTACCAGCTTCGTGCCCGAGCTGAGCCTTGCCAAGGTGCTGAGCGGTCATGGCTACCGCACAACGGGCCGCGTCTCCATGCCGGTGCTCAACCCCTTCACCGGGTTCAAGCGCTTTTTCGACGATTACAAGCTGATGTCGGACCACAACGATTTTGCCGGCATGATCGAGGGTGTCGAGTTTTCCGACAGCCAGCCCAGCTATTACTTCATGAATCTGGGTGAGACGCATTACCCCTACATGCTGAAAGATGACAGCCTGCCGATCATCTCGGGCGTGCACGGGGTGGTCAAAGGCATGGATGAGGCCATCGCCCGCACCGGCGACAGCGCCACCGACATGGCATCGGACGAGGATGAGTTCTTTTCTCAGGAGGATATGACAAGCCTGCACGAGCAGCAGGTGCGCTGCGTGGAATATGTCGATGAGCTGCTGGGCAGCCTGATCGAGAAGGCGCCGAAGGACACGCATTTCATCATCACATCCGATCACGGAGAATGTTTTGGCGAAGGCGATTATTTCGGGCATGGTCCGGTTATGCATGAGAAGGTCTTTGAAATTCCGTTTCTGGAGGGTCGCAAGCCATGA
- a CDS encoding MurR/RpiR family transcriptional regulator produces MDPTLKNRVISELKRRLPELSPRLKVVAKYIVDHPSDFGLDPIRETARKCGVSTFTLVRMAQQVGFAGYDELREPFRHALVSTSALVDQPDWINGLRGHSELGRVQADATTNTMAIVQRSLEHQSPEQMERVARMLLDARNVYLTAVRASYALAYYFHYVGRMALPSLQLIPRHINSAIDELHTADASDVMIAISFTPYSRETIEACKFARALGVKLIMISDSDVISPDFEPEETLIASAISTHHFGCFTGAMAIIETLLAMLVQLGGEPARTRIKSYEDLRNDTNAYWVAQKKH; encoded by the coding sequence ATGGATCCGACGTTAAAAAACCGTGTTATATCAGAGCTTAAACGCCGCCTGCCCGAGCTTTCACCCCGGCTGAAAGTGGTGGCAAAGTATATTGTGGACCATCCCTCAGACTTTGGTCTCGATCCGATCCGCGAAACCGCGCGCAAATGCGGGGTCTCCACCTTTACCCTTGTGCGCATGGCCCAACAGGTCGGCTTCGCAGGCTATGACGAGCTGCGCGAACCCTTCCGGCATGCGCTTGTCTCCACCTCTGCGTTGGTCGATCAGCCCGATTGGATCAATGGCTTGCGCGGCCACTCCGAACTTGGCCGGGTCCAAGCCGACGCCACAACCAACACCATGGCCATCGTCCAGCGGTCGCTGGAGCACCAGTCCCCCGAGCAGATGGAGCGGGTGGCGCGGATGCTGCTGGACGCGCGGAATGTTTATCTGACCGCAGTGCGCGCCAGTTACGCACTGGCTTATTACTTTCATTATGTGGGCCGCATGGCCTTGCCTTCATTGCAGTTAATCCCGCGGCATATCAATTCGGCGATTGACGAATTGCATACCGCCGATGCGTCCGATGTGATGATCGCGATCTCCTTCACGCCCTATTCCCGCGAGACAATCGAAGCCTGCAAATTTGCCCGTGCGCTCGGGGTCAAACTGATCATGATCTCGGATAGCGATGTCATTTCGCCCGATTTCGAGCCCGAGGAAACCCTGATTGCCTCTGCCATCAGCACCCATCATTTCGGGTGTTTCACCGGGGCCATGGCAATCATCGAGACCCTACTGGCGATGCTGGTGCAACTCGGAGGAGAGCCCGCCCGCACCCGAATCAAATCCTACGAAGATTTGCGTAATGACACGAATGCCTACTGGGTGGCGCAAAAAAAACATTAG
- a CDS encoding universal stress protein, translated as MSIQTVLCAVDISNAKGEDKVLKRAARLAELEGAQLDVITVVPDYGMSVVGAFFDEEHHEKVVEDTKAALSDLITAALGVEANAKVRHVVATGSAYEQILKTAEADGADLIVIGAHKPDFKDYLLGPNASRVVRHSDASVYVVRE; from the coding sequence ATGAGCATTCAGACCGTTCTATGTGCCGTCGACATCAGCAATGCCAAGGGCGAGGACAAGGTACTCAAACGCGCCGCGCGCCTCGCCGAACTGGAAGGCGCGCAGCTTGATGTGATCACCGTGGTGCCCGACTACGGCATGAGTGTGGTCGGCGCATTTTTTGACGAAGAGCATCACGAAAAGGTGGTGGAGGACACCAAGGCGGCGCTGAGCGATCTGATCACCGCGGCGCTGGGGGTCGAAGCCAATGCCAAGGTGCGCCATGTGGTGGCGACAGGTTCAGCCTATGAGCAAATCCTCAAAACGGCCGAAGCCGACGGGGCTGACCTCATCGTGATCGGCGCGCATAAGCCTGATTTCAAGGATTACTTGCTTGGCCCTAACGCATCGCGCGTGGTGCGCCACTCAGATGCCTCCGTTTATGTGGTGCGCGAATAG